A genomic stretch from Caloranaerobacter ferrireducens includes:
- a CDS encoding GNAT family N-acetyltransferase, with the protein MHSISNIESIKHLLNYDKIATINALGKMRFTKNWGIIVDNISKPRGFILKSDKWNIIYSPEDEVARKMLENINLKGQRFAGVLKKYYDLVKNSEEIEWEEPCYLYYMDKNNLDLTRIRHEVKELRVEDAVVVNEYYTYKSENSLEYITNCIKNRPSSAIFDKNGNPISWAVVREDGSMGIMYTKEEYRGKGLAVSVSIDLAKKVFDIGWTPYVHIVVNNTPSIKLAESIGFKRYGEIVWFGVK; encoded by the coding sequence ATGCATTCTATATCTAATATAGAATCAATAAAGCATTTGCTAAATTATGATAAAATAGCTACAATAAATGCTTTAGGCAAAATGAGATTTACAAAGAATTGGGGGATTATTGTAGACAACATAAGTAAACCTAGAGGATTTATATTAAAGTCGGATAAATGGAATATAATATATTCTCCAGAAGATGAAGTAGCTAGAAAGATGCTAGAGAATATAAACTTGAAAGGACAAAGATTTGCAGGTGTGTTAAAGAAATATTATGATTTAGTAAAAAATAGTGAGGAAATTGAGTGGGAAGAACCATGTTATTTGTATTATATGGACAAAAATAATCTAGATTTGACTAGAATTAGACATGAAGTGAAAGAGTTGAGAGTTGAAGATGCAGTAGTTGTAAATGAATATTATACATATAAAAGTGAAAATTCTCTAGAATATATAACTAATTGTATTAAAAATAGACCTTCATCAGCTATTTTTGATAAAAATGGTAATCCCATTTCTTGGGCTGTAGTTAGAGAAGACGGTTCAATGGGTATAATGTATACAAAGGAAGAATATAGAGGTAAGGGGTTAGCTGTATCTGTTAGTATTGACCTTGCAAAAAAAGTATTTGACATTGGCTGGACTCCTTATGTTCATATTGTAGTTAACAATACACCTTCAATAAAATTAGCAGAGTCGATTGGTTTTAAAAGGTATGGTGAAATTGTCTGGTTTGGAGTAAAATAA
- a CDS encoding tetratricopeptide repeat protein encodes MKEIEKFFKQKTENLTFIELKPGTKTKFNRFIIDSNIPLPILVDELITEIKERRAQDEIKISSIIRGMIYTIGVDSNFPYIDKYKDILYSFDEKIEDFILYNGVKFIKEGLLDDGLIYLRSLITLNKENVDGLYNYGVALEEKAKKYLELRNEKKANLFINESTRQFENILEIDTAYSLAYYKLGYHYKLNKQFIKCKIMWEKFLTLSENEELKEEIKLSLLEIQDDIIYEEGYNEIFTGNPVKGLEKLLPLKEKYSDWWNLLFIIGLGYRQIGDFVKAKEEFESVLSIVPGQVDALNELGLCLANLGQFEEAIERFTEAYKKRPKDYEILCNRGMTYLQMGIIDKAKEDIQKAYDENPLDEITIACMKEIERIEEMTR; translated from the coding sequence ATGAAGGAGATTGAGAAGTTTTTTAAACAAAAAACTGAGAACTTAACTTTTATTGAATTAAAGCCAGGTACAAAAACTAAATTTAATAGATTTATAATAGATTCAAATATACCTTTACCTATTTTAGTTGATGAGTTGATTACAGAGATAAAGGAAAGAAGAGCTCAAGATGAAATAAAGATTTCTTCAATAATTAGAGGTATGATATATACAATTGGTGTTGATTCTAATTTTCCCTATATTGATAAATATAAGGATATTTTGTACAGTTTTGATGAAAAAATTGAAGATTTTATACTATATAATGGTGTGAAATTTATTAAAGAAGGTTTACTTGATGACGGTTTAATATATTTGAGATCATTGATAACATTAAATAAAGAAAATGTGGATGGTTTATATAATTATGGAGTAGCTTTAGAAGAAAAAGCTAAAAAATATTTAGAATTAAGAAATGAAAAAAAAGCTAATTTATTTATAAATGAGTCAACAAGACAATTTGAGAATATACTTGAAATAGATACTGCTTATTCTCTAGCATATTACAAACTTGGCTATCATTATAAATTAAACAAGCAATTTATTAAATGTAAGATTATGTGGGAAAAGTTTTTGACACTAAGTGAAAATGAAGAACTAAAAGAAGAAATAAAACTAAGTCTTTTAGAAATACAGGATGATATAATTTATGAAGAAGGATATAACGAAATATTTACTGGAAACCCTGTAAAAGGGCTTGAAAAGCTATTACCTCTGAAAGAAAAATATTCAGATTGGTGGAATTTATTATTTATAATAGGTTTAGGGTATAGACAGATAGGTGATTTTGTTAAAGCAAAGGAAGAATTTGAAAGTGTACTGAGTATAGTACCAGGGCAAGTAGATGCATTAAATGAATTAGGCCTTTGCTTAGCAAATTTAGGACAATTTGAAGAAGCTATTGAAAGATTTACAGAAGCCTACAAAAAAAGACCTAAAGACTATGAAATATTATGTAATAGAGGTATGACATATCTTCAAATGGGTATTATAGATAAAGCTAAAGAAGACATACAAAAAGCATATGATGAAAATCCTTTAGATGAAATAACTATAGCGTGTATGAAGGAAATTGAAAGGATAGAGGAAATGACTCGATAG
- a CDS encoding B12-binding domain-containing radical SAM protein gives MNIVISTLNSKYIHSSLSIRYLKSYCKDSFNNIKLMEFTINQNSEYITGEIFKQAPDVLAFSCYIWNIEKTLEICERLKIVRPQTKIILGGPEVSFDGDKILRKYDFIDFIIYGEGEETFKELLKHLDEGIENYDNIKGLIFREDERIIVNSPRPLISNLDMIPSPYEDDLSEFKDKIVYFESSRGCPFNCQFCLSSTIKGVRYFTIDRVKEDLLKLIKAGVKQVKFVDRTFNAKKAYALEIMKFIMAQNVKNINFHFEVTAHLLDDEMLDFLKCVPEGLFQFEIGVQSTNDKTLEAISRKTNFDRLSKVVKKIKSYENIHQHLDLIAGLPYEDYISFKKSFNDVYNLQPDMLQLGFLKLLKGSGLRRECDKYGFKFLDKPPYEVLKNNYITYEEMLKLKSIEDLLEKYSNSRSFENSLNYVIKNYYETPFDFFEDFSSYWEQHRLDSISHSKASLYKIFYNYYFDRINSNIEVFRELLKYDFLLNNKTSNLPEFMKSSKKIDDRNIVHKFLQNESYVNKYMKEFTDIPAKKIINKVHFEVFILDILDFIKNDFDVDKILYKESIVLFKYNEDKKVFKKVEVYDITEEMKKIRSESVGNNK, from the coding sequence ATGAATATAGTAATATCTACGCTAAATTCAAAATATATTCACTCTTCTTTGTCAATCAGATATCTAAAGAGTTACTGTAAAGATTCATTTAACAATATTAAACTTATGGAGTTTACAATTAATCAGAATAGTGAGTATATTACAGGAGAAATTTTCAAACAAGCTCCTGATGTTTTAGCTTTTTCATGTTATATCTGGAATATTGAAAAGACTTTAGAAATTTGTGAAAGATTGAAAATTGTAAGACCACAAACTAAGATTATCTTAGGTGGACCAGAGGTTTCTTTTGATGGAGATAAAATTTTAAGAAAATATGATTTTATTGACTTTATAATATATGGAGAAGGAGAAGAAACATTTAAGGAATTATTGAAACACCTAGATGAAGGTATAGAGAATTATGATAATATAAAAGGACTAATATTTAGAGAAGATGAAAGAATAATTGTAAATAGCCCTAGACCTTTGATTTCTAATCTTGATATGATTCCCTCTCCATATGAAGATGATTTAAGTGAATTTAAGGACAAAATTGTCTATTTTGAAAGTTCTAGAGGATGTCCTTTTAATTGTCAATTTTGTTTATCATCAACTATAAAAGGAGTAAGATATTTTACTATTGATAGAGTAAAAGAAGATTTGCTAAAACTTATCAAAGCAGGAGTAAAACAGGTAAAATTTGTAGATAGGACTTTTAATGCAAAAAAGGCCTATGCTCTGGAAATTATGAAATTTATAATGGCACAAAATGTAAAGAATATAAATTTTCATTTTGAAGTTACAGCACATCTTTTAGATGATGAGATGTTAGATTTTCTTAAATGTGTGCCAGAAGGTTTATTTCAGTTTGAAATAGGAGTTCAGTCAACTAATGATAAAACGTTAGAAGCTATTAGTAGAAAAACTAATTTTGATAGATTAAGTAAGGTTGTAAAAAAAATAAAAAGTTATGAAAATATTCATCAGCATCTAGATTTAATAGCCGGTTTACCATATGAAGACTATATTAGTTTCAAAAAATCATTTAATGATGTGTATAATTTGCAACCAGATATGCTGCAATTAGGCTTTTTAAAGCTTCTTAAAGGTTCTGGGCTAAGAAGAGAATGTGACAAATATGGGTTTAAGTTTTTAGATAAACCACCTTATGAGGTACTTAAAAATAATTATATAACTTATGAAGAAATGCTAAAACTAAAGTCTATTGAAGATTTGCTAGAAAAATATTCAAACAGCAGAAGCTTTGAAAATAGTTTAAACTATGTTATTAAAAATTATTATGAAACACCTTTTGATTTTTTCGAAGATTTTAGTAGCTATTGGGAACAGCATAGACTTGATTCGATTTCTCATAGTAAGGCTAGTTTATATAAAATATTCTATAATTACTATTTTGATAGGATAAATAGTAATATAGAGGTATTCAGAGAATTATTAAAATATGACTTTTTACTTAATAATAAAACTTCTAATTTGCCTGAGTTTATGAAGTCAAGCAAGAAAATTGATGATAGAAATATTGTTCATAAATTTCTGCAAAATGAATCGTATGTTAATAAATACATGAAAGAATTTACAGATATTCCAGCTAAAAAAATAATTAATAAGGTTCATTTTGAAGTATTTATACTGGATATATTAGATTTTATAAAAAATGATTTTGATGTAGATAAAATATTGTATAAAGAAAGTATTGTGCTTTTTAAATATAATGAAGATAAAAAAGTATTTAAAAAAGTAGAAGTATATGATATAACTGAAGAAATGAAAAAAATAAGGAGTGAAAGTGTTGGAAATAATAAATGA